Sequence from the Amycolatopsis sp. NBC_00345 genome:
ACCCGATCGTTGCAAGCAGAGTGCTTGCAACAGCTAGCACTCACGCGTAGTGTCGATGGAGTCGCGAGGAGGTGACCGGATGACAGAACCCGGCGGAGCCCAGGGCCCGATGGAGAAGGTCGCGGACATCGCTTCCGACATCGGCGAGTACATCCGCCAGCAGCGGAGCAGCGCGAAGATCTCGTTGCGGCAGCTGTCGAAACTCGCCGGAGTGTCCAATCCGTACCTGAGCCAGATCGAGCGCGGGGTCCGCAAGCCCAGCGCGGAGATCCTGCAGCAGATCGCCAAGGGCCTGCGCATCTCGGCCGAGGCGCTCTACGTGCAGGCGGGAATCCTCGACCTGCCTACGGGCGGCCCGGTGGGCGACTCGATCCGAGCCGACACCGAGCTGACCGAGCGGCAGAAACAGGTCCTGCTCGACGTCTACGAGTCCTTCCGACGCGAGAACGCCGCGGCCCGTCCAGCCGCGGAGGCACCCACAGCACAGACCACTACTGAAGACATCACTGAGGAGTCGGCATGACCACGCCCACCACCAAGGACGTCCGCAAGGCCGTCGACAGCGCCCTCGAGCAGGTCCGCACCCCGCTGCTCGCCGCGCTCGGCGCCGGCAACCTGGCCAGCCAGGCCGTCGTGGACGCCGTCGCCAAGGCCCGCGAGAACGTGACCAAGAGCGGCGAGGCCGCCCGCAAGAACCTCGAGGAGATCCCGGCCGACGTCGAGGGCCTCCGCGAGAAGCTCGACCCGGCCGAGCTGCGCAAGGTCATCGACGAGTACACCGAGGCCGCGCTCAAGCTGTACAACAAGCTGGCCGCGTCCGGCGAGCAGGCCTGGGACAAGATCGCGGCGCAGCCGCAGGTCAAGAAGGCCATCGACCAGCTGGAGGACGCGCTGTCCACGGCGCAGGAGCGCGTGGACGAGCTGACCGGCGAGACCCGTGAGCGCGTGGACGGCGTGCTGGCCAAGGTGACCAAGCGCACCCGCTCGGCCGGCGAGAAGGCCGCCCGCAAGGTGACCGAGGTCGCCGGCGAGACCGCGGACGCCGTCGAGGAGCTGGGCGGCGAGCTCGCCCACGAGACCCGCTCGGTCACCCGCAAGGCCGCCAACCGCACGGCGCCGAAGAGCACCAGCCCGGCGGCGCGGCGCACCACCACCAGCACCACCACGGCCACCAGCAGCACCGCGGCCAAGAAGCCGGCCGCGCCGAAGACCGACAAGTAAGTACTGCTGCGGGAGAGGCCGGTGAGAACCGGACCCGGCCCGCACCAGGGTTCACTGGCCCCGGCACCCCGCGAGGTGTGCCGGGGCCAGTGTCGTCCGGGTGGCCTGCCGTAAGCTGGAAATCGTGTTGGTTAGCGTTTGGGTCCTCGCGGTCATCCACTGGGGCAGCGCCTTGGTCGGGCTCTTCGCCTTCCTGCACGCGCTGTTCCAGCGATCGGACGCCTACCCGGCCGCTGATCGCAAGACCAAGCCGATCTGGGCGCTCATCACCTTCGGCGCCACGCTCGCGTTGGCGCTCTTCTGGCTCCAGGACGCCGGGTTCATCTTCTGGGTGCCCGCGATGGCCGCCGTGCTCGTCTACCTGGTCGACGTGCGGCCGCGGCTGAACGAGGTCCAGCGCGGCAAGCGCAACTGGTAAAGCCCTAGTCTGGCGAAGTGACCACCTGGAACATCGCCGGGACCCTCACGGTCGTTCCCGCGCCCACCCGTACCGACCTGCTCGCCGAACCCGTCGCGAAGGCGCTTGCCGCGCTCGCTTCGCCGGACGGCGTCGGCGTCACGGAGATCGATCCCGAGCTGGCCGACACCGCCGCGTTCTGCGAGGCGTACGGCTCTCCGCTCGACGCGTCCGCGAACTGCGTGGTCGTGGCCGGCAAGCGCGCCGGCGAGGTCCGCTTCGCCGCCGCGATGGTGCTCGCCACCACCCGCGCCGACGTCAACGGTGTGATCAAGCGCCGCCTCGACGTGCGCAAGGCGTCGTTCGCGCCGATGGACGAGGCCGTTTCGCTCACCGGCATGGAGTACGGCGGCATCACGCCCGTCGGACTGCCTGCGGAGTGGCCGATCCTGATCGACGCCGCGGTCGCCGCCGCGCCGGAACTGGTGATCGGCAGCGGGATCCGCGGCAGCAAGCTGCTGATCTCCGGCGCCGCGCTCGCGTCGCTGCCGAACGCGGAGGTCATCGAGGGCCTCGCCCGGTGACGTCCGTCTGGATGCGGTACCTGTCCGGCGCGGACATCGACTCGCTCGGTGTCACGCACGCGGACATCGTCGGTGCGGTCGAGGACGTGCTGGTCGATCACGGGCACGGCGACGTCGTCTTCGAGCCGCGCACACACTTGGTGCCGGACAACGGCGGCAAGGGGCACTTCAACATTTTGCGCGGCCACCTGTCGGCGAAGCAGGTCAGCGGCGTGAAGGTGGTCGGCGACTTCGTCTCGAACTTCGAGCGCGGGCTGCCCAGCGAGATGGCGCTGATCCTGCTGCTCGACCCGGAGACGGGCATGCCGCGCGCGATCGTCGACGGCACCATGATCACCGAGGCCCGCACCGGCGCGATGACGGCGGTGGGCGCGAAGTACCTGGCGCGGCCCGGTTCCAAGGTGCTCGGCCACGTCGGCGCGCGCGGCACGGCCTGGTGGAACGTGGTGCTGCTGGACTCGATCTTCGACTTCGACGAGATCCGGGTGACGAGCAAGCGGCCCGAATCGCGGGAGGACTTCGGGCGACGGTTGTCGGAGGAGCTCGGCAAGGAGGTCCGCGTCTGCGCTGACGCCGCCTCGACGCTCGACGGCGCCGACGTGCTCGTGGAGGCTTCGCGGCTGAACGAGCCGGAAGCATTGGTGCGCAAGGAGTTCCTGCGTCCGGGAACGTTCCTCGTCCCGTACGGCACGATCAGCGCGTTGGAGCTGACGCTGCTCGACGCCGTGGACAAGCTCGTGGTCGACAACTGGCGTGAGTCGCAGTCCGGCAACCCCCGGTTCGGCGCGCTGCGGCCGCAGCTGAACGCGGGCCTGCTCACCGAAGATGGGGTGTACGCGGAGATCGGCGACATCGTGGCGGGTAGCAAACCCGGCCGTGAGAACGACGACGAGCGCATCCTGTTCTGGCACCGCGGACTGTCCACAACGGACGTCGCCGTGGCGCACATGATCCTGCAGCGGGCCGAAGCGGCGGACGCCGGCACGATGCTGCCGTACCGATGATCGTCCAGGAGCCGCGCGACGTGGTGCGCGGCGACATCGAGCGGATCGAGCTGGACCCGGAACTGCTGGCGTCCGTGCGCGCCAACCGTTCCGCGATGCTGGCCGCGCTGAACGCCGCCGAAGGCCCCATCTACGGCGTGAACACCGGCATGGGACGGCTCGCGGGCGTGCGGCTGTCCGCCGCGCAGCAGGCCGAGCACCAGCGGAACCTGTTGGTGGGCCGGGCCGTCGGGGGACCGCCGTGGCTTTCGCCGGAGCTGACGCGCGCGTTGCTGATCATGCGCCTGCACAGCTTTCTGCGCCCGGAGCCGGCGGTGAGCGCCGAGCTGGTTTCGTTCCTGGTGGACCGGCTGAATGACGGCTTCATCCCGGCCGTCCCGAGGGGCGGGCTGGGCAGCTCCGGCGAGATCATCCCGCTGGCGCACGCGTTCCAGACCTTCCTCGGCCTCGGCTCGGTGCTGGAGGACGGGGCTGTGGTGCCCGCGGCCGAGGCGCTGCGCTGCCGCGGGGTTAAGCCGTTCGAGCTGGGCCCGAAGGAGGGCGCGAGCCTGATCCAGGGCTCGCCGCTGGCGCAGGCGTACGCGTGGACGAACAGCGGCTCCGTGCACCAGCTCGTCGACCTGCAGACGCTGTGCGCCGCGATCGCCGTGGACGTGCTGGGCGCGCCACGCTCGGTCTACGAGTACTCGATCCCGAACCCGCACGTCACGGCCGTGCTCGCGGACGTGACCACGCTGACCTGGCGCGGGGCTGTGCGGCCGGATCTGGTGCAGGCGCCGGTATCGGTTCGCGTGGGCCCGCGTGTGATCGGCTTCCTGGACCAGGTGTGCGCGAACCTCATGGACACGCTGCGCGAGTCATGGGACACACCGGGCGACTCACCGTCGTTTGTGGACGGTGCCTTCGTGCCGACCACGGGGTACCACGCGGCCGACCTCGGGCTGCGGATGGACGCGGTGAAGGCCGCGCTGGTGCACGTCGGCGAGGTCTCGGTGCAGCGGATGCACCGGCTGCTGGACCCGCAGTTCAGCGGGCTGCCGGCGCAGCTGGCCGTGGACCCGGGGCCGCAGGCCGGGCTGACGCCGCTGCACAAACGCGCGGTGGGCGAGCTGCATTCGTTGCGCCGCTTGGCCTCGCCGGCCACCATCGGCTCGCTCGACACGTCGGCGGGGCAGGAGGACGTGCAGGCGTTCGCGTGGGCGGCCGGGGCCGAGCTGAGGACGGCGATCGGGCACCTGTTCACCATCACGGCGTGCGAGCTGATCGCCGGTGCGCAGGCCCGGTACCTCGCCCCGGGTGACGGTGCCAAGCGCCTGGCCGGGCCGTATCGATGGATCGCCGCCACCGTTCCGCCGGTGCTGGTGGACCGGCCGCTGGGCCCGGACGTCGACCGGCTGGTGGCCGTCTGCCG
This genomic interval carries:
- a CDS encoding helix-turn-helix domain-containing protein encodes the protein MEKVADIASDIGEYIRQQRSSAKISLRQLSKLAGVSNPYLSQIERGVRKPSAEILQQIAKGLRISAEALYVQAGILDLPTGGPVGDSIRADTELTERQKQVLLDVYESFRRENAAARPAAEAPTAQTTTEDITEESA
- a CDS encoding DUF2516 family protein produces the protein MLVSVWVLAVIHWGSALVGLFAFLHALFQRSDAYPAADRKTKPIWALITFGATLALALFWLQDAGFIFWVPAMAAVLVYLVDVRPRLNEVQRGKRNW
- a CDS encoding YbaK/EbsC family protein, which produces MTTWNIAGTLTVVPAPTRTDLLAEPVAKALAALASPDGVGVTEIDPELADTAAFCEAYGSPLDASANCVVVAGKRAGEVRFAAAMVLATTRADVNGVIKRRLDVRKASFAPMDEAVSLTGMEYGGITPVGLPAEWPILIDAAVAAAPELVIGSGIRGSKLLISGAALASLPNAEVIEGLAR
- a CDS encoding ornithine cyclodeaminase family protein, with protein sequence MTSVWMRYLSGADIDSLGVTHADIVGAVEDVLVDHGHGDVVFEPRTHLVPDNGGKGHFNILRGHLSAKQVSGVKVVGDFVSNFERGLPSEMALILLLDPETGMPRAIVDGTMITEARTGAMTAVGAKYLARPGSKVLGHVGARGTAWWNVVLLDSIFDFDEIRVTSKRPESREDFGRRLSEELGKEVRVCADAASTLDGADVLVEASRLNEPEALVRKEFLRPGTFLVPYGTISALELTLLDAVDKLVVDNWRESQSGNPRFGALRPQLNAGLLTEDGVYAEIGDIVAGSKPGRENDDERILFWHRGLSTTDVAVAHMILQRAEAADAGTMLPYR
- a CDS encoding aromatic amino acid lyase; this translates as MIVQEPRDVVRGDIERIELDPELLASVRANRSAMLAALNAAEGPIYGVNTGMGRLAGVRLSAAQQAEHQRNLLVGRAVGGPPWLSPELTRALLIMRLHSFLRPEPAVSAELVSFLVDRLNDGFIPAVPRGGLGSSGEIIPLAHAFQTFLGLGSVLEDGAVVPAAEALRCRGVKPFELGPKEGASLIQGSPLAQAYAWTNSGSVHQLVDLQTLCAAIAVDVLGAPRSVYEYSIPNPHVTAVLADVTTLTWRGAVRPDLVQAPVSVRVGPRVIGFLDQVCANLMDTLRESWDTPGDSPSFVDGAFVPTTGYHAADLGLRMDAVKAALVHVGEVSVQRMHRLLDPQFSGLPAQLAVDPGPQAGLTPLHKRAVGELHSLRRLASPATIGSLDTSAGQEDVQAFAWAAGAELRTAIGHLFTITACELIAGAQARYLAPGDGAKRLAGPYRWIAATVPPVLVDRPLGPDVDRLVAVCRETYIDDLTELA